A genomic window from Lineus longissimus chromosome 17, tnLinLong1.2, whole genome shotgun sequence includes:
- the LOC135501819 gene encoding uncharacterized protein LOC135501819, translating to MIFKTFAFLLFVFGMACADWDTAAKEAFQQQMLTEHNLVRQKTESGMSNLVWSETLEGYAQEWADNCVFKHRNGTDLRSKKSGENIFAAWRYNMATIGRTAAKAWASEKSRYFHETNKCLPKGKACGHYTAMVWATTKEVGCAFTYCESNKGMQIVVCNYSPPGNFRGRKPY from the exons ATGATATTCAAGACATTTGCGTTCCTACTCTTTGTTTTCGGGATGGCCTGCGCCGACTGGGACACTGCGGCCAAGGAGGCCTTTCAGCAACAAATGTTGACTGAACACAACCTAGTGCGCCAGAAGACGGAGTCAGGCATGTCAAATTTA GTTTGGAGCGAAACCCTGGAAGGATACGCTCAGGAATGGGCCGACAATTGCGTTTTCAAACATCGTAATGGAACTGACTTGCGTTCCAAGAAGAGTGGAGAGAATATCTTCGCTGCTTGGCGTTACAACATGGCCACCATTGGAAGGACCGCCGCAAAGGCCTGGGCCTCTGAGAAGTCACGTTACTTCCACGAAACGAATAAATGTTTACCCAAAGGGAAGGCATGTGGCCATTACACAGCG aTGGTGTGGGCGACTACCAAGGAAGTGGGCTGCGCGTTCACGTACTGCGAATCAAATAAAGGCATGCAGATAGTCGTCTGTAACTATTCTCCGCC TGGTAATTTTAGGGGCCGTAAACCCTACTGA